A stretch of Haloarcula halophila DNA encodes these proteins:
- a CDS encoding type II toxin-antitoxin system HicB family antitoxin encodes MSSGKEIRLKNREGSDLWTAVDAETGVASQGRSRQEALENLDEAVEGYRGAGRPPTEEELRELGIDPEENESGGELPDILE; translated from the coding sequence ATGAGCTCGGGGAAAGAGATTCGCTTAAAAAACAGGGAAGGGAGTGACCTCTGGACGGCCGTCGATGCCGAAACGGGTGTTGCGAGCCAGGGACGGAGTCGACAAGAGGCCCTAGAAAACCTCGACGAAGCGGTCGAAGGCTACCGCGGTGCCGGACGGCCACCGACTGAGGAAGAACTTCGGGAACTGGGTATTGACCCCGAAGAGAACGAGTCGGGTGGCGAACTCCCCGACATCCTCGAATAA
- a CDS encoding TRAM domain-containing protein produces the protein MEISDQLQCLFSAQIEEQNGSYVVEVPDQEIQLGEIQTDETYRVALLSSPSTGTVDESVTEAQTERSESQTERSPQTPPVDEGEHRDVEIEDIGDQGDGITRVERGFVVIVPDTEQGERVTIEIADVRENVAFGEVVERLSYDD, from the coding sequence ATGGAAATTTCGGATCAACTTCAGTGTCTGTTTTCTGCGCAGATTGAAGAACAGAATGGGTCGTACGTTGTCGAGGTCCCGGACCAAGAGATTCAACTCGGCGAGATTCAGACCGATGAGACGTACCGAGTGGCGCTACTGTCGTCGCCATCAACTGGGACGGTCGATGAGTCAGTCACTGAAGCACAAACAGAACGCAGTGAATCACAAACAGAACGCAGTCCGCAGACCCCACCTGTCGACGAAGGCGAACACCGGGATGTTGAGATCGAAGATATCGGTGACCAGGGTGACGGTATCACACGTGTCGAACGCGGCTTTGTCGTTATTGTCCCTGACACCGAACAGGGGGAGCGTGTAACCATCGAGATCGCTGATGTGCGCGAGAACGTCGCCTTCGGAGAAGTGGTAGAACGCCTGAGTTACGACGACTGA
- a CDS encoding Cdc6/Cdc18 family protein gives MASGEEQMNTLGDYAAEHGAVAYSRSNSRDDPLSVLDEEDPIFANEDLLRIDHIPDHDKIVGRNDQIETVARRLKPTISGGSGKGTLLLGKSGSGKTLVTRYVSREVEERGASNDVRIGRAIIDCAQRRSEVQTIIHLSRSLNDSDKTGVEIPQSGIATGAYYDRLWTVIDELYDAVIVVLDEIDRLAPSDDTQNVPPEEADDSKLLMQLSRAGEENDVEASITVVGISNDLKYGDRLDTRVESSFAPDEIVFPAYDANQLGDILDRRRDAYHEGVLSDDVVPLCSAFSAQEHGDARRAIDLFRLAGEIARDDDADHVREEHVRAANDDAEVTRIQDLIRGCPTQAKVAISALAAMDEYTNQSHFKATEMYQVYREFAKAIDMNVLGQKRITDQLREYETLKIIDMTRTSDGYREGTYLQLSLLDEASLLLQSIGLDDRCSQIPIDTRMRQQLIDIVSR, from the coding sequence ATGGCTTCAGGTGAGGAGCAGATGAATACACTGGGTGATTATGCTGCCGAACACGGAGCTGTTGCGTACTCTCGCTCCAACTCTCGTGATGATCCGCTTTCTGTCCTTGATGAAGAAGATCCAATCTTTGCCAACGAAGACCTGCTCCGCATCGACCATATTCCGGACCACGACAAAATCGTCGGCCGAAATGATCAGATCGAAACCGTTGCTCGTCGGCTCAAACCAACGATTTCTGGTGGATCAGGAAAAGGAACACTTCTCTTGGGTAAGTCTGGATCTGGAAAAACACTTGTCACTCGGTATGTCAGTCGCGAAGTCGAAGAACGAGGCGCGAGCAATGATGTTCGCATTGGACGTGCAATTATCGACTGTGCGCAACGTCGCTCGGAGGTCCAGACCATCATTCATCTCTCGAGAAGTTTGAACGACTCCGACAAAACGGGTGTAGAGATTCCACAGTCGGGTATCGCGACGGGAGCTTATTACGATCGTTTGTGGACGGTTATCGACGAACTCTACGACGCTGTTATTGTCGTTCTTGACGAAATCGACCGTCTCGCACCTTCTGATGACACTCAAAATGTCCCCCCAGAGGAGGCCGACGATAGCAAACTTCTGATGCAGCTGTCTCGGGCAGGTGAGGAGAATGATGTTGAGGCCAGTATTACGGTCGTCGGTATAAGCAACGATCTCAAATACGGCGACCGGCTGGACACTCGTGTTGAGAGCTCGTTCGCTCCAGATGAGATTGTGTTCCCAGCGTATGATGCAAACCAACTCGGAGACATCCTGGACCGACGTCGTGACGCCTATCATGAGGGTGTCCTTTCGGACGACGTTGTCCCGCTGTGTTCGGCGTTTTCTGCCCAGGAACACGGCGATGCACGGCGTGCGATCGACCTCTTTCGACTCGCCGGCGAAATCGCTCGGGACGATGATGCGGACCACGTGCGTGAAGAACACGTCCGCGCTGCCAACGATGATGCCGAAGTAACACGGATTCAGGATCTTATCCGAGGGTGTCCAACGCAGGCGAAGGTTGCGATTTCCGCGCTCGCTGCGATGGATGAATATACAAATCAGTCTCATTTTAAAGCAACTGAAATGTACCAAGTCTACCGTGAATTCGCCAAAGCGATCGACATGAATGTCCTAGGCCAGAAGCGAATCACAGACCAGCTTCGGGAGTACGAGACGCTGAAAATCATCGATATGACCCGAACAAGTGACGGGTATCGGGAAGGAACGTATCTCCAGCTCTCACTGCTGGACGAAGCGAGTCTCTTGCTTCAATCCATCGGCCTCGATGATAGGTGCTCACAGATTCCTATTGACACTAGGATGCGTCAACAGCTAATCGATATTGTCAGCCGCTAG
- a CDS encoding type II toxin-antitoxin system HicA family toxin: MVSRDFSGADIVSVLCNVGNFTLDRINGDHYILVWEPPADHNTDQRTVSVPYHDRIDTGTLRQIAEQAGANDFNEFCKWIKRNR; this comes from the coding sequence ATGGTTTCTCGCGACTTCAGCGGAGCAGATATCGTCAGCGTGCTCTGCAACGTCGGTAATTTCACTCTCGACCGGATAAACGGTGACCACTACATTTTGGTCTGGGAACCTCCGGCTGACCATAATACAGATCAACGCACCGTGTCTGTTCCATACCACGATCGTATCGACACTGGGACACTCAGACAAATTGCTGAGCAGGCTGGTGCAAACGACTTCAACGAGTTCTGTAAATGGATCAAACGTAACCGCTGA